A portion of the Lolium rigidum isolate FL_2022 chromosome 1, APGP_CSIRO_Lrig_0.1, whole genome shotgun sequence genome contains these proteins:
- the LOC124684191 gene encoding uncharacterized protein LOC124684191: MIDHWGMHGLASLPSSGGGGGKEKASRDIEGDGSTGSKNSGGASGSGKEGFDWDNFDWEKFKRYYKIAEGVRSVLKLISSAAMVAASGSAYVLNKVDKRVDERVEAKIKVEPPREIHRPCSL, from the exons ATGATCGACCACTGGGGCATGCACGGTCTGGCAAGTCTCCCCTCGTCTGGTGGCGGCGGGGGCAAGGAGAAGGCTTCCAGGGACATCGAAGGTGATGGATCTACAGGCAGCAAGAACTCGGGTGGTGCCTCTGGCTCGGGCAAGGAGGGCTTCGACTGGGATAATTTTGACTG GGAGAAATTCAAGAGGTACTACAAAATTGCTGAAGGTGTTCGCTCCGTTCTGAAGCTTATAAGCTCCGCAGCTATGGTAGCTGCTAGTGGGAGTGCGTATGTTCTTAACAAAGTTGACAAGCGTGTTGATGAGCGGGTGGAAGCGAAAATCAAGGTGGAGCCTCCACGCGAAATCCATCGCCCATGTTCGTTGTAG